The following proteins are encoded in a genomic region of Sparus aurata chromosome 11, fSpaAur1.1, whole genome shotgun sequence:
- the LOC115591770 gene encoding protein wntless homolog, with protein MAGAIIENMSTKKLVFLAFFILVFQILSIMVGAFIAPNPTSAIRYLATKCINRHRARDWLVPWGSNRCQQVRSFDEPLAKMLDANDIVFAVHIPLPNKQMSPWFQYMLAVLQFDIAFKMINQIEDDVTITIDAGLAFRDDLKSEWTTKFHSVEQRPLRCTFAVAKTYENEGRFYHCDPVPFMELGSVAHKYFLVNLRLPVNDTVNTGIGEIKDIQIVGIHQNGGFTKVWISMKTAYSPWIFGATVWYWHRIGLMARPPVLLERAIFALGVSMMILNVPVEWLSLGSEWTWMLLFEDVQQGVFYSTLFCFWIIFCGEHLMDQSQRNRLSAYWWQVGLVVFCSSVLLIFDLSERGVHLANPFYSVWASEIGTKVAITFIIVAGISVGLYFVSLCGMVLCVFRNIGGKLQQLPAMPEARRLRYKGIIFRFKFLMLVTLACAAMTVISFILNQVSEGHWHCGDYTLQVHSAFLTGVYGMWNLYVFTIIFLYAPSHKCNRNKSTDSLQTDTLVRPESQESRLTCGEQGPTETYRITGKVAEE; from the exons ATGGCGGGAGCAATCATAGAGAATATGAGCACTAAGAAACTGGTTTTCTTGGCTTTCTTTATTCTTGTTTTCCAAATTCTTTCCATCATGGTTGGAGCATTCATTG CTCCCAATCCCACCAGTGCCATACGCTACCTGGCTACTAAATGCATTAATCGCCACAGGGCACGCGACTGGCTCGTGCCGTGGGGATCCAATCGCTGCCAGCAGGTCCGCAGCTTCGATGAGCCTCTGGCCAAAATGTTAGACGCCAACGACATTGTTTTTGCCGTGCACATACCTCTTCCCAACAAGCAGATGAGCCCCTGGTTTCAGTACATGCTGGCTGTGCTGCAGTTTGACATTGCGTTCAAAATGATCAATCAGATCG AAGATGATGTTACCATCACTATTGATGCCGGTCTGGCCTTCAGGGATGATTTAAAATCCGAGTGGACCACAAAGTTTCACTCAGTGGAGCAAAGACCTCTCAGATGCACATTTGCAGTCGCTAAG ACATATGAAAATGAAGGCCGCTTTTATCACTGCGACCCCGTACCGTTCATGGAACTGGGAAGTGTGGCGCACAAATACTTTCTGGTTAACCTGCGCTTGCCTGTGAATGACACGGTGAACACCGGCATCGGTGAAATAAAGGACATCCAAATAGTG GGCATCCACCAGAATGGAGGCTTCACTAAAGTGTGGATCAGCATGAAGACTGCGTACAGTCCCTGGATATTTGGGGCGACAGTTTGGTACTGGCACCGGATCGGCCTCATGGCAAGACCTCCTGTCCTTTTGGAAAG GGCGATTTTTGCTCTGGGCGTCTCCATGATGATCCTGAACGTACCCGTGGAGTGGCTCTCCCTGGGCTCCGAGTGGACCTGGATGCTGCTGTTTGAGGACGTTCAACAAGGCGTCTTCTACTCAACGCTCTTCTGTTTCTGGATCATCTTCTGTGGCGAACACCTCATG GACCAGAGTCAGAGGAACCGTCTGTCAGCGTACTGGTGGCAGGTCGGGCTGGTGGTGTTCTGCTCCTCTGTTCTCCTCATATTTGACCTGAGTGAAAG GGGGGTTCATTTGGCCAACCCTTTCTACAGCGTTTGGGCGTCAGAAATTGGGACAAAAGTGGCC ATTACCTTCATTATTGTGGCAGGGATCTCTGTCGGTCTGTACTTTGTCTCCCTGTGTGGCATGGTGCTTTGTGTGTTCAGGAACATCGGTGGGAAATTACAGCAGCTTCCTGCGATGCCAGAGGCCAGAAGACTGCGTTATAag GGTATCATCTTCAGGTTCAAGTTTTTGATGCTGGTGACTCTCGCATGTGCAGCCATGACTGTCATCTCATTCATATTAAATCAA GTCAGTGAAGGCCACTGGCACTGCGGAGACTACACTCTCCAGGTCCACAGTGCTTTCCTCACGGGGGTCTACGGCATGTGGAACCTGTACGTCTTCACCATCATCTTCCTCTACGCTCCCTCCCACAAATGCAACAGGAACAAGTCAACAGACAGTCTACAAACAG ATACGCTGGTGAGGCCGGAAAGCCAAGAGAGCCGGCTGACGTGTGGAGAGCAGGGCCCGACAGAGACCTACAGGATCACCGGGAAGGTGGCTGAAGAGTGA
- the dr1 gene encoding protein Dr1, translated as MPATMASSSGNDDDLTIPRAAINKMIKETLPNVRVANDARELVVNCCTEFIHLISSEANEICNKSDKKTISPEHVINALESLGFASYITEVKDVLQECKTVALKRRKASSRLENLGIPEEELLRQQQELFAKARQQQAELAQQEWLQMQQAAQQAQMAAASASAAQQAGSSQDEDEEDDM; from the exons ATGCCTGCCACGATGGCTTCTTCCTCTGGAAACGACGACGACCTCACCATCCCCAGAGCAGCTATCAACAAGATGATAAAAGAAACTCTCCCCAACGTGCGAGTGGCTAACGACGCCAGGGAGCTTGTGGTTAACTGCTGCACGGAGTTCATCCACCTCATATCCTCAGAAGCCAATGAAATATGCAACAAGTCCGACAAGAAGACCATATCTCCGGAGCATGTCATCAACG CCCTTGAGAGCCTCGGTTTCGCATCGTACATCACTGAGGTGAAAGACGTGCTGCAGGAGTGTAAAACGGTCGccctgaagaggaggaaggcgAGCTCTCGACTGGAGAACCTGGGCATCCCGGAGGAAGAGCTGCTCAGACAACAGCAGGAATTGTTTGCCAAG GCGCGGCAGCAGCAGGCGGAGCTCGCCCAGCAGGAGTGGCTACAGATGCAGCAGGCCGCCCAACAGGCACAGATGGCAGCAGCATCTGCCAGCGCCGCCCAGCAGGCCGGTTCCTCTCAGGACGAAGACGAAGAGGATGACATGTGA